In the genome of Arthrobacter sp. PAMC25284, the window GTCGCCATGGATGACCAGCATGGGGGTATTGATCTTCTCCACATGCAGGTGTGGCGAGTTCTCCAGCGCCATCTCCGCGGTCATTTCCTTCAGCCAGTAGTGCGCTGTGTCGGTGGTGGGGCCGAACTGGTCCAACGCCCACAGGCTGGCGTGGGTGACGATCGCGTCGAACCGGTCCGTGTGCCCGGCCACCCAGTTGGCCATGTAGCCGCCGAACGAGCCGCCCATCGCGGCCGTGCGTGTCCCGTCGATGTCCGGCCGGGCCACGACGGAGTCGGTGACCGTCATCAGGTCGGTGAACGGAGCCTGCCCCCAGGAGCCCCAGCCACGCTGAATGTGGTGCTGGCCGTAACCAGTGGAGAGCGCAGGATCCGGCAGCAGCACGGCGTAGCCGCGGGCCACGAGCAGCCACGGGTTCCAGCGCCAGGTCCAGGCATTCCAGGAACCCAGCGGACCGCCATGGATCCACAGCAGCAGCGGGGCCGGGTTCCCGGCGGCTGCGCCCTCCGGGAGGGCCAGATAGGCGGGCACGCGTGTCCCGTCGGAGGCCGTTGCCTCCACGCGTTCCAGCGAGCCGCTCCACGCGGGGCGTTCGGCGGGCGCCGGAAGCCGCAGGACATGACCACTGGCAAGGTCAATCCGCACTGGTTCGGCGGGGAACTCGTAGGAGCTGCGCAGGGCGTAGGCGCTGCGCCCGTCCGGGGAGACCAGGACGTTGGTGTAGGCGGCGGCGTCGGCCGTCAGCCGGGTCACCGCGCCGGTGGCGCCGGCCACGTCGATCCGGAAGACCGGCGCGGCGCCGTCTTCGTCGGCCGTCACCAGCACGGCCGATCCGTCCGGCAGCCAGGCGGCGGGTCGGGGCCAGCGGTCCCAGTCGTGGGCGAGCGGCACGAGGGCTCCCTTCCCTGCCGCCTGCACGGCCGTGTCCCGCACGCCGACGTCAAGCAGGTGCAGTCTGACCTGCGGGGCCGCGTCCGGCGTGGTGTCGCTCTCGCTGAGCACGACGAGGGTCCGGTTGTCCGGGCTGACCGGGCCAGGGAAGTAGCTCATCCCCTCACTGTCCAGCAGGACGGTGCGGGTGCCGGTGGCGACGTCGATGGCGACCAGCACGGAGCGGGAGTCGGCCTTCGCGAGCGGCCTCTCGAAGCTGCTGTAGACCGTTTTCCCGTCCGGACTGACGACGGCCTCCGCGTCGCGGAGGCCGCCCCCGGCGTCGGGGGTCAGGTTGCGCAGATTCAGCGGGACCGCGGCATCGACGGTCGCCGGCCTGCCGGGGTCCTTGTCCTCGCCCGGCTCGACGGCGAACAGCCGCGGCTGGGACGGTCCCAGATCGGCGTCCCAATACCGCACCGGGTAGCCGGTGTGCAGAATGGCATTGATCTTGTTGTCCTTGCGGGCCTTGCGGCGCTCCTCGTCGTCGTCCTCGCCGGTGGAACCCGGCAGCACTGTGGCGGTGAGCAGCAACGTGTCCGAATCCCGGGCCGCCATGACGGAGCTGATGCCGCCGGCGCGTGAGAGCGCCACGCGGGCCTCGCCGCCACCGGCGGGGAGCATCCACAGCGCATTGACCGCGTCGGCGTCGGGGCTCTCCGGGTCGGGCCGCGTGGACATGAAGTAGAGGTCGCCATTGACAGCGAAGACTGCACCGGTCTCGCCTTTGGCGCTGCGGGTGATCCGGCGGGCCTGATTCCGGCCCTCCGGATCCAGCTCCCAGAGGGCAGTGACGTACTCGGTGCCTTTCGGATTGAGGGTGGCCACGGTGGTGACCAGCCGGCCGCCGTCGGGACTGAGCGCCAGACCGCTGGTTCTGGGGATCGCGAGGTAGTGGTCCAGGTTATGGAAGGGGGTCTCGGGTGATGCGCTCAGGATCGCTGAGTCTTCGGCAGCCATGCACCGATTCAACACCCCCTGTGGCGCGGACCACACTTAGTTCACTAAGAGTGAAACACTGCTTTCAGACTGCTGCAGGGCGTGTCGTCCAGACCGGCCGGAAGGCGGCCGGGGCGCGGCGGGTGGACGGCCGGTGGGAACGCAAAGGCCCCGCCCGTTCCTTTCGGAGCGGGCGGGGCCTGCGGGTCGATGCCTAGACGCTCGGGGCGATCTCCGGGATAACCGGCTTCGCGTTGCCGTCGAAGGTGAACTTCGCGTCGTCGCCTTCGCCGTCCACATCCACCACGACAATGTCACCGGCGTGCAGCTCGCCGAAGAGGATCTTCTCGGAGAGCTGGTCCTCGATCTCGCGCTGGATGGTCCGGCGCAGCGGCCGTGCCCCCATGGCCGGATCGTAACCGCGGGTTGCCAGCAGGATCTTGGCCGCCGGGGTGAGCTCGATGCCCATGTCCTTGTCCTTGAGCCGCTTTTCCAGCCGGCCGACGAACATGTCGACGATCTCGATGATCTCGTCCTGGGTCAGCTGCGGGAACACCACAACGTCGTCAACACGGTTCAGGAACTCGGGGCGGAAGTGCTGCTTGAGCTCCTCCGTGACCCGGGCGCGCATCCGGTTGTAGCCGGTCTGAGTGTCCGTGCCGGACTGGAAGCCGGTGGCCACGCTCTTGGAAATATCGCGGGTGCCAAGGTTGGTGGTCATGATGATCACCGTGTTCTTGAAGTCCACCACACGTCCCTGGGAGTCGGTCAGCCGGCCGTCTTCCAGGATTTGCAGCAGCGAGTTGAAGAGATCGGCGTGCGCCTTCTCCACTTCGTCGAACAGCACCACGGAGAACGGACGACGGCGGACCTTTTCGGTCAGCTGGCCGCCTTCCTCGTAGCCCACATAGCCCGGAGGTGCACCGAAGAGGCGCGACACCGTGTGCTTCTCGGAGTACTCGGACATATCCAGGGTGATCAGGGCATCCTCTTCGCCGAAGAGGAATTCCGCGAGGGCCTTGGCCAGCTCGGTCTTGCCGACGCCGGTGGGGCCGGCGAAGATGAACGAACCGCCCGGACGCTTCGGGTCCTTCAGGCCTGCACGGGTGCGGCGGATGGCCTGGGACAGCGACCTGATGGCCTCGTCCTGGCCGACGACGCGTTTGTGCAGTTCGTCTTCCATCTTCAGCAGCCGCGAGGACTCTTCCTCGGTGAGCTTGAAGACCGGGATGCCGGTGGAGTTCGCCAGCACTTCGGCGATCAGGTCCTCGTCAACCTCGGAAATGTCGTCCATGCCGCCGGTCTTCCACTGGCGTTCCTTTTCGGCACGTTCGGCAATGAGCTTCTGCTCCTTGTCCCGCAGTGAGGCGGCGCCTTCGAAATCCTGCGCGTCAATCGCGGATTCCTTCTCCAGTTTCATGGCCGCGATCTTCTCGTCCATGAGCTTGAGCTCCGGCGGAGCGGTCATCCGGCGGATGCGCAGCCGGGCGCCGGCTTCGTCGATGAGGTCGATGGCCTTGTCCGGCAGGAAACGGTCCGAGATGTAGCGTTCGGACAGGCTGGCCGCCGAGGCGAGGGCGCCGTCGGTGATGGTCACCCGGTGGTGTGCCTCGTACCGGTCGCGGAGGCCTTTGAGGATCCCGATTGTATGCTCGACGGAGGGCTCTTTGACCTGGATCGGCTGGAAGCGGCGCTCCAGCGCGGCGTCCTTTTCGATGTGCTTGCGGTACTCATCCAAGGTAGTGGCACCGATGGTCTGGAGCTCGCCGCGGGCCAGCATGGGCTTCAGGATCGACGCCGCGTCAATGGCGCCTTCGGCGGCACCGGCGCCCACCAGGGTGTGGATCTCATCAATGAAGAGGATGATGTCGCCCCGGGTGCGGATCTCCTTGAGGACCTTCTTCAGGCGCTCTTCGAAGTCACCGCGGTAGCGGGAGCCGGCCACGAGGGACCCGAGGTCAAGGGTGTACAGCTGCTTGTCCTTGATGGTCTCAGGGACGTCGCCGCGGACAATTGCTTGGGCCAGGCCCTCGACGACGGCGGTCTTGCCGACGCCGGGCTCGCCGATCAGAACCGGGTTGTTTTTAGTCCGGCGGGAAAGGACCTGCATAACGCGTTCCATTTCGGATTCGCGCCCGATTACCGGGTCCAGCTTGTTCTCGCGTGCAGCCTGGGTCAGGTTGCGGCCGAACTGGTCCAGGACAACGGAACCGGCAGGGGTGCCTTCAGCCTGCCCGGGGCCGACGCCGGCGCCGGTGGTTTCCTTGCCCTGGTAGCCGGAGAGCAGCTGGATGACCTGCTGGCGGACCCGGTTCAGGTCGGCGCCGAGCTTGACGAGCACCTGGGCGGCAACGCCTTCACCCTCCCGGATGAGGCCGAGCAGGATGTGCTCAGTACCGATGTAGTTGTGCCCCAACTGCAGGGCCTCGCGCAGCGAGAGCTCCAGCACCTTCTTGGCGCGCGGCGTGAACGGGATGTGACCGGACGGGGCCTGCTGGCCCTGGCCGATAATCTCCTGTACCTGCTCGCGCACGCCGTCGAGCGAAATGCTCAACGACTCAAGGGCCTTGGCGGCAACACCTTCGCCCTCATGGATCAGACCCAAGAGGATGTGTTCGGTACCAATGTAATTGTGGTTCAGCATGCGTGCCTCTTCTTGGGCAAGCACAACGACGCGACGGGCACGGTCCGTAAATCGCTCAAACATTTCGCCACACTCCTAGCTACGACTACTTTGATGCTACGTGCCCGGGTTCATGATTTGGGCCGTGTTCGCCACAGGGGAAACCCGAGGGACTTGCGCGCCTCTCCGATGGCTGCCCTGCCCCGCCGGGTCGCTTCCCGGCACGGCGGCGCCGGCCCTGCCCTGCAGCGGTGGGGGCGGCCTGCCAATTAGGCGGCACAGGCCACCAATTGGGCGGTAGACGCCGTCCAATTGGGCGTCACGGCCCATCAATTGGGCGGCAGCGGCCCGGTCATAGGGAAAGCCCCCGCCATTTGGCGGAGGCTTTCCCTATTTGATGTACTTATTGACGGTACGGCGTCCAGTTAGGAATTTGCCTTTTGGTACGCTTCCTGAATTTCAGCCTGGATGCGTCCACGGCTGTTTACCGCATATCCGTTGTCGCGGGCCCATTGACGGATCTGCGCGGAGTCCTGGTTCCTTCCGGACGAGACCTTCGTTCGCGTCGGGCGCCCGCTGGAGGTTTTACGCCCATGCGAAACGAATCGTTCGACGGCGGAACGGAGTTCCGATGCATTACCCGATGACAAGTCAATTTCGTAACTGACGCCGTCCAGGCCAAACCGGACAGTTTCGTCCGCGGATCCCCCATCCAGATCATCCACAAGGATGATTTTCACCTTCTGTGCCATTTCAAGGACTCTCTTTCCAAAAGGGCGAGCATTTAGAAAAGCAGGATGTATCTGTAGAAAGTATCCTCCGGATTACGCCATATAGTCAAAGCGTATACAGCGTGTGGGCACACACGGCCAAACCAACTAAATGCCCTGCTGGAGAATCCCGGGGCCGGAATAGGGGTATTAGTTCTTGCCCGGGAATTGATCGCCCGTTGATTCGGGGTCCGGCGCGGCGGTCCCGTGGTCCGCTTCGGCCTGGGCGCGTGCCTCGGCCTGCCGCTCGGATTTATCGGCATTGAATATCGATTTCATGGCAAACCAGAAAATCAGGCCTACGACGACGGATGGCAGCAGGACTGCTACGTATTCCACGGTCAGTGTCCTTCGGGCTTCAGCAGCGGGAAGAGGATGGTTTCGCGAATGCCGGCGCCGGTAAAAAGCATCACCAGCCGGTCGATGCCCAGGCCGATTCCGCCCATGGGCGGAGCACCGTATTCCAGGGCGCGCAGGAAATCTTCGTCAAGCTGCATGGCCTCGACGTCGCCGGCCGCCGAGCGCCGGGACTGCTCGGTGAGGCGTTCGCGCTGGATCACCGGGTCGATGAGTTCGGAAAACGCCGTGCCGCGCTCCATACCGCCGATGATGAGGTCCCAGGCCTCGATCAGCCGGTCATCCTTGCGGTGCTGGCGGGCCAGCGGCTGGGCGGACGGCGGGTAATCGTAGACAAACGTGGGGTTCTGCAGGGTCGGTTCGACGAGCTCGCCGAAGAGTTCGACCACGAGCTTCTCGGCGTCCCACGCGGCGTCGACCTTGACCTCGTGCCTGGCGGCGAGCGCGAGCAGTTCGGCGGCCGGGGTGTCCGGGGTGATGTCCTGGCCCACGGTGGCGGAAAGTCCCGGGTATACCGACATCCAGGCCCAGTCGCCGTCGAGGTTGATTTCCCCGGCTTCCGTCTGCAGAACACGGCCGACGCCGGCAGCGTCCGCGGCATCCAGAATGATTTCCTTGATCCGCTCCGCCATCACGAACTGATCGGCCCAGGGCCTCGTAGCTCTCC includes:
- a CDS encoding prolyl oligopeptidase family serine peptidase — protein: MAAEDSAILSASPETPFHNLDHYLAIPRTSGLALSPDGGRLVTTVATLNPKGTEYVTALWELDPEGRNQARRITRSAKGETGAVFAVNGDLYFMSTRPDPESPDADAVNALWMLPAGGGEARVALSRAGGISSVMAARDSDTLLLTATVLPGSTGEDDDEERRKARKDNKINAILHTGYPVRYWDADLGPSQPRLFAVEPGEDKDPGRPATVDAAVPLNLRNLTPDAGGGLRDAEAVVSPDGKTVYSSFERPLAKADSRSVLVAIDVATGTRTVLLDSEGMSYFPGPVSPDNRTLVVLSESDTTPDAAPQVRLHLLDVGVRDTAVQAAGKGALVPLAHDWDRWPRPAAWLPDGSAVLVTADEDGAAPVFRIDVAGATGAVTRLTADAAAYTNVLVSPDGRSAYALRSSYEFPAEPVRIDLASGHVLRLPAPAERPAWSGSLERVEATASDGTRVPAYLALPEGAAAGNPAPLLLWIHGGPLGSWNAWTWRWNPWLLVARGYAVLLPDPALSTGYGQHHIQRGWGSWGQAPFTDLMTVTDSVVARPDIDGTRTAAMGGSFGGYMANWVAGHTDRFDAIVTHASLWALDQFGPTTDTAHYWLKEMTAEMALENSPHLHVEKINTPMLVIHGDKDYRVPIGEGLRLWYELLAGSQLAADDDGNTVHRFLYFPDENHWILQPRHARVWYGVVEHFLARHLLDQDLPVPPELGL
- a CDS encoding ATP-dependent Clp protease ATP-binding subunit gives rise to the protein MFERFTDRARRVVVLAQEEARMLNHNYIGTEHILLGLIHEGEGVAAKALESLSISLDGVREQVQEIIGQGQQAPSGHIPFTPRAKKVLELSLREALQLGHNYIGTEHILLGLIREGEGVAAQVLVKLGADLNRVRQQVIQLLSGYQGKETTGAGVGPGQAEGTPAGSVVLDQFGRNLTQAARENKLDPVIGRESEMERVMQVLSRRTKNNPVLIGEPGVGKTAVVEGLAQAIVRGDVPETIKDKQLYTLDLGSLVAGSRYRGDFEERLKKVLKEIRTRGDIILFIDEIHTLVGAGAAEGAIDAASILKPMLARGELQTIGATTLDEYRKHIEKDAALERRFQPIQVKEPSVEHTIGILKGLRDRYEAHHRVTITDGALASAASLSERYISDRFLPDKAIDLIDEAGARLRIRRMTAPPELKLMDEKIAAMKLEKESAIDAQDFEGAASLRDKEQKLIAERAEKERQWKTGGMDDISEVDEDLIAEVLANSTGIPVFKLTEEESSRLLKMEDELHKRVVGQDEAIRSLSQAIRRTRAGLKDPKRPGGSFIFAGPTGVGKTELAKALAEFLFGEEDALITLDMSEYSEKHTVSRLFGAPPGYVGYEEGGQLTEKVRRRPFSVVLFDEVEKAHADLFNSLLQILEDGRLTDSQGRVVDFKNTVIIMTTNLGTRDISKSVATGFQSGTDTQTGYNRMRARVTEELKQHFRPEFLNRVDDVVVFPQLTQDEIIEIVDMFVGRLEKRLKDKDMGIELTPAAKILLATRGYDPAMGARPLRRTIQREIEDQLSEKILFGELHAGDIVVVDVDGEGDDAKFTFDGNAKPVIPEIAPSV
- a CDS encoding Lsr2 family protein, which codes for MAQKVKIILVDDLDGGSADETVRFGLDGVSYEIDLSSGNASELRSAVERFVSHGRKTSSGRPTRTKVSSGRNQDSAQIRQWARDNGYAVNSRGRIQAEIQEAYQKANS